In one Thermithiobacillus plumbiphilus genomic region, the following are encoded:
- the tatC gene encoding twin-arginine translocase subunit TatC yields MKTAGSSSAENTFLGHLLELRRRLTWAVLALLAGFAVAYPFSREIYAFLAAPLVAVLPPDSHLIFTSLPEVFLTYVKLSFLAGFFFALPVVLYQFWAFVAPGLYQHERKLLFPTLFASVALFVAGAAFAYYLVFPAAFHFFVSFSGEEITALPAVREYLSLAITFLLAFGAAFQIPVVTVVLARLGVVKVDTLKRSRRYVLLGCFIVAAVVTPPDVLSQFMLAVPMYLLFELGLLFAGSVKAAPAEAESESLDTAAEASDGEGAVDPDRELDEAERQIAGLDAESRSSPDKSEK; encoded by the coding sequence ATGAAGACAGCTGGCAGCTCATCAGCAGAAAATACCTTCCTTGGACATCTGCTTGAGCTTCGCCGCAGGCTGACCTGGGCTGTGCTGGCGCTGCTGGCCGGCTTTGCCGTGGCCTATCCTTTTTCGCGGGAGATCTATGCCTTCCTGGCTGCTCCTCTGGTGGCGGTATTGCCGCCCGACAGCCATCTGATCTTCACCAGCCTGCCCGAAGTCTTTCTGACCTACGTCAAGCTGTCCTTTCTGGCAGGCTTCTTTTTCGCCCTACCGGTCGTTCTTTATCAGTTCTGGGCCTTTGTCGCGCCTGGCCTGTATCAGCATGAGCGAAAGCTCCTGTTCCCGACCCTCTTCGCCTCTGTCGCCCTGTTCGTGGCGGGCGCTGCCTTTGCCTACTATCTGGTGTTTCCAGCGGCCTTTCACTTTTTCGTCAGTTTCTCCGGCGAGGAGATCACTGCCCTGCCCGCGGTCCGGGAGTACCTGAGCCTGGCGATCACCTTTCTGCTGGCTTTTGGTGCAGCATTCCAGATACCCGTGGTGACGGTCGTGCTGGCCCGGCTCGGGGTGGTGAAGGTGGACACGCTCAAGCGCAGTCGGCGCTATGTCCTGCTGGGATGCTTCATTGTCGCCGCGGTGGTGACGCCGCCGGACGTGCTCTCCCAGTTCATGCTGGCCGTGCCGATGTACCTCCTGTTTGAGCTGGGCCTGCTGTTCGCGGGCTCTGTCAAGGCCGCGCCAGCAGAGGCCGAATCCGAGAGCCTGGATACCGCCGCTGAAGCGTCTGATGGCGAGGGCGCTGTGGACCCGGATCGGGAACTGGATGAGGCGGAACGGCAGATTGCCGGCCTGGATGCAGAAAGCCGCTCTTCTCCGGATAAATCCGAAAAATAG
- a CDS encoding trypsin-like peptidase domain-containing protein → MRSRLTSLFLTAGIMGLAGAILIYLIKPDMLGELGELLPRERVVFEVAASADRQRSSSQSLLSFAQAVQLAAPAVVNIASTKVVAVDAHPFLRDPQLRRHFGDQVPSIPRQLLERSLGSGVLVSADGYILTNHHVVSAAQEIEVGLHDGRTAMGKLVGSDPESDIAVLKVDLEQLPHIVLGHSRDVKVGDLVLAIGNPFSVGQTVTMGIVSALGRSKLGINAFEDFIQTDAAINPGNSGGALVDTHGNLVGINTAIFSRQGGGSLGIGFAIPVDLAARVSKQLIEHGHVIRGWLGIGAQDLDAALSESFGLSSTEGALVTAVLPDSPAAQAGLQPGDIITAINGVKLHNAKDLLNQVADFKPGTRISLSFLHQGARIQKRVRVGLRPPPSPVSPVPGIPLPPGTE, encoded by the coding sequence ATGCGTTCACGCCTGACCTCGCTGTTCCTGACAGCCGGCATCATGGGTCTGGCCGGGGCGATACTGATCTATTTGATCAAGCCTGACATGCTGGGCGAGCTCGGCGAGCTCCTGCCGCGCGAAAGGGTCGTCTTCGAGGTGGCGGCCAGCGCCGACAGGCAGCGCTCGAGCAGCCAGTCCCTGCTCAGCTTCGCGCAGGCCGTACAGCTCGCCGCACCGGCAGTGGTCAACATTGCCTCGACCAAGGTCGTGGCGGTGGATGCCCATCCATTTCTGCGGGATCCACAATTGCGCCGCCATTTCGGGGATCAGGTCCCCTCCATACCGCGCCAGCTGCTGGAAAGGAGTCTTGGCTCCGGCGTGCTGGTCAGCGCGGATGGCTACATCCTGACCAATCATCACGTGGTATCGGCAGCGCAGGAAATCGAGGTCGGCCTGCATGATGGCCGCACCGCCATGGGAAAGCTGGTCGGCAGTGACCCGGAGAGTGATATCGCCGTATTGAAGGTGGACTTGGAACAACTGCCTCACATCGTGCTCGGCCATTCACGCGATGTAAAGGTCGGCGATCTCGTGCTCGCGATCGGCAACCCGTTTTCCGTGGGCCAGACCGTCACGATGGGCATCGTCAGCGCGTTGGGGCGCTCGAAGCTGGGCATCAATGCCTTCGAGGACTTCATTCAGACTGATGCGGCGATCAATCCCGGCAATTCGGGTGGCGCCTTGGTCGATACGCACGGCAACCTCGTCGGCATCAATACCGCCATTTTCAGCCGGCAGGGCGGTGGCTCGCTGGGGATCGGCTTCGCCATTCCCGTTGATCTTGCTGCCCGGGTCTCGAAGCAATTGATAGAACACGGGCACGTGATCCGCGGCTGGCTGGGCATCGGCGCCCAGGATCTGGATGCGGCCCTGAGCGAATCCTTCGGCCTGAGCAGCACCGAGGGGGCGCTGGTCACGGCGGTGCTGCCTGACAGCCCCGCCGCCCAGGCCGGCCTCCAGCCAGGGGATATCATCACTGCCATCAATGGCGTGAAGCTCCACAATGCCAAGGATCTGCTGAACCAGGTGGCCGACTTCAAACCCGGCACGAGGATCAGCCTCAGCTTCCTGCATCAGGGGGCCCGGATCCAGAAGAGGGTTCGCGTCGGCTTGCGCCCGCCACCATCGCCTGTGTCCCCTGTCCCGGGCATCCCCCTCCCCCCCGGCACCGAGTGA
- the hisH gene encoding imidazole glycerol phosphate synthase subunit HisH: MSERTPVSAIVDYGMGNLRSVAKAIEHLGGRPLVTSDPADLARADRVIFPGVGAFGDCLLALEERGLRDALLQAARSKPFLGICLGMQVLMESSEEHGLHQGLGLLPGRVLAFPKEVLVDSQGRALKVPHMGWNEVHQLAPHPLWSNIPQDARFYFVHSYYVEPADPELLAAFTPYAFPFASVVAHENIFAVQFHPEKSQRAGLTLLGNFLNWNGETSGGSCGL, from the coding sequence GTGAGTGAACGCACCCCGGTAAGCGCCATCGTCGACTATGGCATGGGCAATCTCCGATCTGTCGCCAAGGCCATCGAGCATCTCGGCGGCCGACCGCTGGTGACCAGTGACCCCGCTGATCTCGCGCGCGCCGACCGGGTAATTTTTCCGGGCGTCGGCGCCTTTGGTGACTGCCTGCTGGCCCTGGAGGAGCGCGGATTGCGCGACGCATTGTTGCAGGCCGCGCGCAGCAAGCCCTTTCTCGGGATTTGCCTTGGCATGCAGGTGCTCATGGAATCCAGCGAGGAACATGGCCTGCATCAGGGGCTCGGGCTCTTGCCGGGGCGGGTGCTCGCCTTTCCCAAGGAGGTCCTGGTTGATTCGCAGGGGCGGGCGCTCAAGGTCCCGCACATGGGCTGGAACGAGGTGCATCAACTGGCGCCGCACCCCTTGTGGTCAAACATCCCGCAGGATGCCCGCTTCTATTTCGTGCATTCCTATTATGTGGAACCGGCAGACCCCGAGCTGCTCGCGGCGTTCACGCCCTATGCATTCCCCTTCGCGTCGGTTGTCGCCCATGAAAATATCTTCGCCGTGCAGTTCCATCCGGAAAAGAGCCAGCGCGCCGGGCTTACCCTGCTGGGCAACTTTCTGAACTGGAATGGCGAAACTTCTGGTGGGTCATGCGGCCTGTGA
- a CDS encoding cytochrome b produces the protein MNWIDERFPLTSSIKAHLTEYYAPKNFNIMYFFGSLALLVLVIQILSGIFLTMNYKPDAAKAFDSIQYIMYDVDYGWLMRYLHSTGASMFFVVVYLHMFRALMYGSYKKPRELVWIFGMIVYVVLMAEAFLGYVLPFGNMSLWGAQVIISLFGAIPAIGEPLAEWIRGGPVVADPTVNRFLALHVVAVPLILIGLIVAHLIALHEVGSNNPLGIEIKKNKGPDGHPIDGIPFHPYYTVKDIFGVGVFLLVFAAIIFYAPTLGGLFLEHDNYIPADPVQTPPEIKPLWYLTPFYAMLRAVPDKLLGVIVMGLAIVILFLVPWLDRSPVKSHRYRPVFRMMLVVFAITFVFLGYLGMNPVTPTYTMLARVFTVLYFLFFLALPFVSKIERTKPVPERVM, from the coding sequence ATGAACTGGATTGATGAGCGCTTCCCGCTCACCAGCAGCATCAAAGCGCACCTGACCGAGTATTACGCGCCCAAGAATTTCAACATCATGTACTTCTTTGGTTCACTGGCCCTGCTGGTGCTGGTGATCCAGATCCTGTCGGGTATCTTCCTGACCATGAACTACAAGCCGGATGCCGCGAAGGCCTTCGATTCCATTCAGTACATCATGTACGACGTGGACTACGGCTGGCTGATGCGCTACCTGCATTCCACCGGCGCTTCCATGTTTTTCGTGGTGGTTTACCTGCACATGTTCCGCGCGCTCATGTACGGCTCCTACAAGAAGCCGCGTGAGCTGGTGTGGATTTTCGGCATGATCGTCTACGTCGTGCTGATGGCCGAAGCCTTCCTGGGCTATGTGCTGCCGTTTGGCAACATGTCGCTGTGGGGCGCCCAGGTGATCATCTCGCTGTTCGGCGCCATCCCCGCCATCGGTGAACCATTGGCCGAATGGATCCGCGGTGGCCCGGTGGTGGCCGATCCGACCGTGAACCGCTTCCTGGCGCTGCACGTCGTGGCCGTGCCCCTGATCCTCATTGGTCTGATCGTGGCGCATCTCATCGCACTGCACGAAGTGGGTTCCAATAACCCGCTGGGCATCGAGATCAAGAAGAACAAGGGACCTGATGGTCACCCCATCGATGGCATTCCCTTCCATCCTTACTACACGGTGAAGGATATCTTCGGCGTGGGTGTGTTCCTGCTGGTGTTCGCGGCCATCATCTTCTATGCCCCGACCCTGGGTGGTCTGTTCCTGGAGCATGACAACTACATTCCTGCCGATCCGGTGCAGACGCCGCCTGAAATCAAGCCCTTGTGGTATCTGACCCCCTTCTATGCGATGCTGCGCGCCGTTCCGGACAAGCTCCTGGGTGTGATCGTGATGGGGCTGGCCATAGTCATCCTGTTCCTGGTGCCCTGGCTCGACCGGTCACCTGTGAAATCCCATCGCTATCGTCCCGTGTTCCGCATGATGCTGGTGGTCTTTGCCATCACCTTCGTTTTTCTGGGCTATCTGGGCATGAATCCGGTAACTCCCACCTATACGATGCTGGCGCGCGTGTTTACGGTTCTGTATTTCCTCTTCTTCCTGGCTCTGCCGTTCGTGAGCAAGATCGAGCGCACCAAGCCGGTTCCTGAAAGGGTGATGTAA
- the tatB gene encoding Sec-independent protein translocase protein TatB, translating to MFNIGFSEMMVIGIIALIVVGPDKLPELARTVGKWVGAARRIFADVRAEVDQQVMMDDIIKHNRAIMEMDAIPPEKKPEHDPAGKAQAPEDGPVQDASTGADDLEAERPAAVRQPTTKPAPDRIH from the coding sequence ATGTTCAATATCGGTTTCAGCGAAATGATGGTGATCGGCATCATCGCCCTGATCGTGGTCGGGCCGGATAAGTTGCCGGAACTGGCCCGCACCGTCGGCAAGTGGGTTGGCGCGGCCCGGCGGATCTTTGCCGACGTCAGGGCGGAAGTCGATCAGCAGGTCATGATGGACGACATCATCAAGCATAACCGGGCCATCATGGAGATGGACGCCATTCCGCCGGAGAAAAAGCCGGAACATGATCCTGCCGGCAAGGCTCAGGCACCGGAAGATGGGCCGGTGCAGGATGCCTCCACCGGTGCCGATGACCTGGAAGCAGAGCGGCCCGCTGCAGTGCGGCAACCGACGACGAAGCCTGCTCCCGACCGGATACACTGA
- the petA gene encoding ubiquinol-cytochrome c reductase iron-sulfur subunit has protein sequence MSEQGVDKGRRRFLTAATTAVGAVGAGFVAVPFIKNMMPSEAVKAASTTEVDLSKVEPGMQVMVLWQGKPVAIVNRTPAMLASLKKVTNTLVDPNSDQSEQPEYAKNEWRSRKPEYLVMLSICTHLGCVPLYKPEQGSVEPGWAGGYFCPCHGSKYDLAGRVLKNVPAPLNMTIPPYALFEGDKKVLIGKDVA, from the coding sequence ATGAGTGAGCAAGGCGTTGATAAGGGTAGGCGGCGCTTTCTTACCGCGGCCACGACAGCGGTAGGCGCTGTTGGAGCCGGGTTTGTGGCCGTGCCGTTTATCAAGAACATGATGCCCAGTGAGGCCGTCAAGGCGGCTTCAACCACTGAGGTGGATTTGAGCAAGGTGGAGCCCGGCATGCAGGTCATGGTGCTGTGGCAAGGGAAGCCGGTAGCCATCGTCAATCGTACCCCGGCCATGCTGGCCAGTCTCAAGAAAGTCACCAACACCCTCGTAGATCCGAACTCCGACCAATCCGAACAGCCCGAATATGCCAAGAACGAATGGCGCTCCCGCAAGCCGGAGTACCTCGTCATGCTGAGCATCTGTACGCACCTTGGCTGTGTCCCCTTGTACAAGCCGGAGCAGGGTTCGGTCGAACCGGGCTGGGCTGGTGGCTACTTCTGCCCCTGCCACGGCTCGAAATACGACCTCGCCGGTCGCGTGTTGAAGAATGTGCCTGCCCCGCTGAACATGACGATCCCGCCTTACGCGCTCTTCGAGGGTGACAAGAAAGTGCTGATCGGCAAAGACGTGGCCTGA
- the tatA gene encoding twin-arginine translocase TatA/TatE family subunit produces the protein MGAFSVWHLVVVLLIALVIFGAGKIKNIGSDLGSAIKNFRSAVREEEEGTGNRPGLGDGSQTINAEVKREDAVKR, from the coding sequence ATGGGCGCGTTTAGTGTTTGGCATCTGGTAGTGGTGCTTCTGATTGCACTGGTGATTTTTGGCGCGGGCAAGATCAAGAACATTGGTTCGGATCTCGGCTCGGCCATCAAGAACTTCCGCAGTGCGGTTCGTGAAGAGGAAGAGGGCACGGGCAACCGGCCGGGCCTGGGCGATGGTAGCCAGACCATCAATGCCGAGGTCAAGCGCGAGGATGCCGTGAAGCGCTAG
- the hisF gene encoding imidazole glycerol phosphate synthase subunit HisF → MLAKRIIPCLDIDAGRVVKGVKFEGLKDAGDPVEIARRYDEQGADELVFLDISASHEGRDTLLDTVSAVASQVFIPLTVGGGVRSVEDVRRLLHAGADKVAINTAAVQDPELVRQASQRFGNSCIVVAVDAKRVDDHWEVFTHGGRRATGIDAVDWARRMAEYGAGEILLTSMDCDGTREGFDLALTRAVSEAVPVPVIASGGVGNLEHLLDGVKAGQADAVLAASIFHFGEYTVRQAKLYLASNNVEVRLS, encoded by the coding sequence ATGCTGGCGAAACGCATCATCCCTTGTCTCGACATCGACGCCGGCCGCGTCGTCAAGGGTGTGAAATTCGAGGGCCTCAAGGACGCCGGAGATCCGGTCGAGATTGCGCGGCGCTATGACGAACAGGGCGCCGACGAACTGGTGTTTCTGGACATCTCGGCCAGCCATGAGGGCCGCGATACCCTGCTCGATACCGTGTCGGCCGTGGCCAGCCAGGTATTCATTCCTCTGACCGTCGGCGGCGGGGTGCGCAGTGTCGAGGACGTGCGTCGGCTGCTCCATGCCGGTGCGGACAAGGTGGCGATCAATACCGCGGCGGTGCAGGATCCCGAACTGGTTCGGCAGGCCAGCCAGCGTTTCGGCAATTCCTGCATCGTGGTGGCCGTGGACGCCAAACGCGTGGATGATCACTGGGAGGTGTTCACCCATGGTGGCCGGCGTGCCACTGGCATCGACGCCGTCGACTGGGCGCGGCGGATGGCGGAATATGGTGCCGGCGAGATCCTGCTGACCAGCATGGATTGCGATGGCACCAGGGAGGGCTTCGATCTGGCACTGACCCGGGCGGTATCCGAGGCAGTGCCCGTGCCGGTGATTGCCAGTGGTGGGGTCGGCAATCTCGAGCATCTGCTCGATGGCGTGAAGGCGGGGCAGGCCGATGCCGTGCTGGCGGCCAGCATCTTCCACTTCGGCGAGTACACCGTCCGCCAGGCAAAGCTGTATCTTGCCTCCAACAACGTCGAAGTTCGCCTGTCATGA
- the hisA gene encoding 1-(5-phosphoribosyl)-5-[(5-phosphoribosylamino)methylideneamino]imidazole-4-carboxamide isomerase, with the protein MLLIPAIDLKDGQCVRLRQGRMEDDTVFSDDPVAMAGRWVEAGTKRLHLVDLNGAFAGTPVNAKAIRAITAAFPEVDVQVGGGIRDEETIEAYLGAGVRYVIIGTQAVRNPGFVSDVCVEFPGHIIVGLDAQDGKVATEGWSKLSRHDVIDLARKFEDYGVEALIYTDISRDGMMSGPNIEATVRLARSVSIPIIASGGISSIKDIEALKAVESEGVAGAITGRAIYEGSLDFTEARALAEA; encoded by the coding sequence ATGTTGCTGATTCCAGCCATCGACCTGAAAGACGGCCAGTGCGTGCGGCTCCGGCAGGGGCGCATGGAAGACGATACCGTGTTCTCGGATGATCCTGTCGCCATGGCAGGTCGCTGGGTGGAAGCGGGAACGAAGCGTTTGCATCTGGTGGATCTCAATGGCGCCTTCGCCGGCACGCCGGTCAATGCCAAGGCGATCCGCGCCATCACTGCCGCCTTTCCGGAGGTGGATGTGCAGGTCGGTGGTGGCATTCGCGACGAGGAGACCATCGAGGCTTATCTGGGGGCGGGCGTGCGCTACGTCATCATCGGCACCCAGGCGGTGCGCAACCCGGGCTTCGTCTCGGACGTCTGCGTCGAGTTTCCGGGGCACATCATCGTCGGGCTCGATGCCCAGGACGGCAAGGTGGCCACCGAGGGCTGGTCCAAGCTGTCCCGGCACGATGTCATCGATCTGGCCCGCAAGTTCGAGGATTACGGCGTCGAGGCGCTCATCTACACGGATATCAGCCGCGATGGCATGATGAGCGGACCCAATATCGAGGCGACCGTGCGTCTGGCGCGCTCGGTCTCCATCCCGATCATCGCCTCCGGCGGCATTTCGAGCATCAAGGACATCGAAGCGCTCAAGGCCGTGGAGTCGGAAGGCGTCGCGGGCGCCATCACGGGGCGCGCGATCTACGAAGGCTCGCTCGACTTCACCGAGGCGCGCGCCTTGGCCGAAGCCTGA
- the hisB gene encoding imidazoleglycerol-phosphate dehydratase HisB: MNPRIAERQRDTLETRIRVAINLDGSGKAKLNTGLPFLDHMLHQIARHGLIDLEVEAEGDLHIDAHHTVEDIGISLGLALRDALGDKAGILRYGHAYVPLDEALSRVVVDFSGRPGLEYHVEFPRAQVGGFDVDLFYEFFQGLVNHAQMTLHIDCLRGRNAHHIIETVFKALGRALRMALERDPRAADAIPSTKGCL, from the coding sequence ATGAACCCCCGCATCGCGGAGCGTCAGCGCGATACTCTGGAAACCCGGATCCGGGTGGCGATCAACCTGGATGGCAGCGGCAAGGCCAAGCTGAATACCGGCCTGCCCTTTCTGGATCACATGCTGCACCAGATTGCCCGGCATGGTCTGATTGATCTGGAAGTCGAGGCCGAAGGCGACCTGCACATCGATGCCCATCACACCGTCGAGGACATCGGCATCAGCCTGGGTCTGGCCTTGCGGGATGCGCTGGGAGACAAGGCCGGCATCCTGCGCTACGGTCACGCCTATGTGCCGCTGGATGAAGCCCTGAGCCGGGTAGTGGTGGATTTCTCCGGGCGGCCCGGGCTGGAATACCATGTCGAGTTCCCGCGCGCCCAGGTGGGCGGCTTTGACGTGGATCTCTTCTATGAATTCTTCCAGGGGCTGGTCAATCACGCCCAGATGACCCTGCATATCGATTGTCTGCGCGGCCGCAACGCCCACCACATCATCGAAACCGTATTCAAGGCCTTGGGCCGCGCGCTGCGCATGGCGCTCGAACGCGATCCCCGGGCCGCCGATGCCATTCCTTCGACCAAGGGCTGCCTGTGA
- the hisIE gene encoding bifunctional phosphoribosyl-AMP cyclohydrolase/phosphoribosyl-ATP diphosphatase HisIE, producing METVKDASCSLLDSIKWDAAGLAPAIAQEARTGEVLMLAYMNRESLAATLRDGYATYYSRSRGQLWRKGETSGHLQRLVDVRLDCDGDTLLLRVEQTGPACHTGADTCFFRRQQAPGSWQDASPPPAMILQSLCETLSARRLADPGQSYVARLMHDGRDKILKKVGEEAAETIIAAKNGDPGALVYESADLLFHLLVMLVEQDLHIDAVLQELARREGMSGLAEKASRTERSAD from the coding sequence GTGGAAACTGTCAAGGACGCAAGCTGCTCGCTGCTCGACAGCATCAAGTGGGATGCTGCGGGTCTGGCGCCGGCCATTGCCCAGGAAGCGCGCACCGGCGAGGTGTTGATGCTCGCCTACATGAACCGGGAATCACTGGCGGCCACCCTGCGGGACGGCTATGCTACCTATTATTCGCGTTCCCGTGGCCAGTTGTGGCGCAAGGGCGAGACTTCCGGGCACCTGCAGCGGCTGGTGGATGTGCGCCTCGACTGCGATGGCGATACCCTGTTGCTGCGGGTGGAACAGACGGGGCCTGCCTGTCACACGGGTGCGGACACCTGCTTTTTCCGCCGCCAGCAGGCGCCTGGTTCCTGGCAGGATGCCTCACCCCCGCCGGCGATGATCCTGCAGTCGCTGTGCGAGACCCTTTCGGCGCGCAGACTGGCCGATCCGGGACAGTCCTATGTGGCGCGGCTGATGCATGATGGGCGTGACAAGATCCTGAAAAAGGTCGGGGAAGAGGCGGCCGAAACCATCATTGCCGCCAAGAACGGCGATCCCGGCGCCCTGGTCTACGAGAGTGCGGATCTGCTGTTTCATCTCCTGGTCATGCTGGTGGAACAGGACTTGCATATTGATGCTGTACTGCAGGAGCTGGCACGCCGCGAAGGCATGTCAGGGCTGGCAGAAAAGGCCTCCCGGACGGAACGGAGTGCCGACTGA